Proteins co-encoded in one Firmicutes bacterium CAG:345 genomic window:
- a CDS encoding efflux ABC transporter permease protein (product inferred by homology to UniProt), with amino-acid sequence MVKKNLSTSAILFKDLLRTLKKDWKQFISIILISLLSTCLFAGLISNANKLEKRANNLYSSCNYADIYVTTNSYDKKDIINLPSQIEEIETIEKRTYMPVDFKKNGINIIVSDSENTLSHPILISGEYGYLAMGKFLQSENLKIGDSFSITCNNFLKNSLLEYSRILDNLKTNDTNILLESKINFSIKITGEMYHPEGVQNSSFSSSLGYMSPEYLKELILNLIKNNYNYDSLDGLISLFMGSSLEDLISSKLDSFSNQYLIKAKNSLSNDNTLEQIRQYYENKKENNLMLATEKEYLESYQMLNQDVTQAGKLPYVFPIIFFLVSALIILTTITQIIIKQRSQIGCLKAIGVPRKNIYIHYMGIGTFLTLFGSLLGMILGPIIIPPVLEVKYNLLWDLPKTTTPFFSWQALLMLISMLLITIICGFFVSRNVIKEKPVKTLRPKISVAQKHVPNPNSFYYKHTSLSLKMALRNISKSKAKTIMVILGTLGCSSLAVCGFGIMDTLNYGIFYDYNANINMKISAEGLENNKNIKEDIYTIEGVEKVEIVSSYSATLISETSYIISPVYLLENNSSYFPAINEHPGLNIDKTTADKLNLKVGDEIDISINSNSYTKKINRIFESSILHGIYDLSANYSENISSVPVYYIYGKKDISNDNLKENLLQSNLFSSINTYDDMMTRAHEIMSSIELMTDVIKIFAILLCIVVIYNLSSLNISERTRDIATMKVLGFKFKSIASTLTIELMVDAVIGGLLGLLFGFPMTYMVLSVNITSLLTFMYHIYWYSYMYGFLVTGGTALVVSLFLNKKIKKVKMVESLKSIE; translated from the coding sequence ATGGTAAAAAAGAATTTATCAACATCCGCTATACTTTTTAAAGATTTGTTGAGAACTTTAAAAAAAGATTGGAAGCAATTCATCTCTATAATTTTAATTTCACTTCTTTCTACTTGTTTATTTGCCGGTTTAATTTCTAATGCTAATAAGCTTGAAAAAAGAGCAAATAATTTATATTCTTCATGCAATTATGCTGATATATATGTAACTACTAATAGCTATGATAAAAAAGATATTATAAATTTGCCTTCACAAATTGAAGAAATTGAAACTATAGAAAAAAGAACTTATATGCCTGTAGATTTTAAGAAAAATGGCATAAATATAATTGTTTCAGACTCAGAAAATACATTATCTCATCCAATCCTTATTTCCGGTGAATATGGCTATCTTGCTATGGGAAAATTTTTACAAAGTGAAAATTTAAAAATAGGCGATTCTTTTTCTATAACTTGTAACAATTTCTTAAAAAATTCACTTTTAGAATATAGTAGGATATTAGATAATTTAAAGACAAATGACACTAATATTTTGTTGGAATCAAAAATTAATTTCAGTATAAAAATAACCGGAGAAATGTATCATCCAGAAGGGGTACAAAATTCTTCTTTTTCTTCATCATTAGGATATATGTCTCCTGAGTATTTAAAAGAACTAATTTTAAATTTGATAAAAAATAATTATAATTATGATTCTCTTGATGGTTTAATTAGTCTATTCATGGGTTCTTCTTTAGAAGATCTCATTTCTTCCAAGTTAGACTCATTTTCTAATCAATATTTAATAAAAGCAAAAAATTCCCTCAGTAACGACAATACTTTAGAACAAATTAGACAATATTACGAAAACAAAAAAGAAAACAATTTAATGTTAGCCACCGAAAAAGAATATCTTGAATCCTACCAAATGTTGAATCAAGATGTTACTCAAGCAGGAAAATTACCATATGTTTTCCCAATAATTTTCTTTTTAGTATCCGCCTTAATCATTTTAACAACAATTACACAAATAATAATTAAACAAAGATCACAAATTGGATGTTTAAAAGCAATTGGGGTCCCTCGAAAAAATATCTACATTCACTATATGGGAATAGGAACTTTTTTAACTCTTTTTGGATCACTTCTTGGAATGATATTGGGGCCAATTATTATTCCACCTGTTCTTGAAGTTAAATACAATTTACTCTGGGATTTACCAAAAACCACCACTCCTTTTTTCTCTTGGCAAGCCTTATTAATGCTTATATCAATGTTATTAATTACTATAATTTGTGGATTTTTTGTCTCACGAAATGTCATTAAAGAGAAACCCGTAAAAACATTAAGACCAAAAATAAGCGTTGCTCAAAAACATGTACCAAATCCCAATAGTTTTTATTATAAGCATACCTCTTTGTCTTTAAAAATGGCTTTGAGAAATATTTCTAAAAGCAAGGCTAAAACAATTATGGTAATATTAGGAACCTTAGGTTGTTCATCTTTAGCTGTTTGTGGGTTTGGAATTATGGATACTTTAAATTATGGAATATTCTATGATTACAATGCCAATATCAATATGAAAATCTCCGCTGAAGGATTAGAAAATAATAAAAACATAAAAGAAGATATTTATACTATTGAAGGCGTAGAAAAAGTTGAAATTGTTTCAAGTTATAGCGCTACTTTAATTTCAGAAACATCCTATATAATTTCTCCTGTTTATCTTCTTGAAAATAACTCTTCATATTTTCCAGCTATCAACGAACATCCAGGTTTAAATATTGATAAAACTACTGCCGATAAATTAAATCTTAAAGTTGGAGATGAGATAGACATTTCTATTAATTCAAATTCTTATACCAAAAAAATCAATAGAATTTTCGAATCATCAATACTTCACGGAATCTATGATTTATCCGCTAATTATTCAGAAAATATAAGTTCAGTTCCCGTATATTACATTTATGGAAAAAAAGATATCTCCAATGATAATCTCAAAGAGAATCTTTTACAAAGCAATTTATTTAGCTCAATAAATACTTATGATGATATGATGACTAGAGCACATGAAATCATGTCTTCAATTGAACTGATGACCGATGTTATAAAAATCTTTGCAATTTTATTATGTATTGTTGTTATCTATAATCTCTCTTCTTTAAATATCTCTGAAAGAACTAGAGATATTGCTACAATGAAGGTTTTAGGATTTAAATTTAAAAGCATTGCTTCAACATTAACAATAGAATTGATGGTTGATGCTGTTATTGGAGGTCTTCTCGGTTTACTATTTGGTTTTCCAATGACATATATGGTTTTAAGTGTTAATATCACTTCACTTTTAACCTTTATGTATCACATTTATTGGTATTCATATATGTATGGATTTTTAGTTACCGGTGGAACTGCTTTAGTTGTATCCTTGTTTTTAAACAAAAAAATTAAAAAGGTTAAAATGGTTGAATCATTAAAATCAATCGAATAA
- a CDS encoding sphingosine kinase and enzymes related to eukaryotic diacylglycerol kinase (product inferred by homology to UniProt) has protein sequence MTYVLFNSLANNHKGEENSRKALEGKISSDSVFEDLTKIVDLKKYLEEKSIEDKVILTGGDGTLNHFVNEIGNLDIKCEIDYCPSGSGNDFYTDVANFEDSRAVRINEFIKDLPIVTVKGKDYRFINGVGFGIDGYCCEKGDEIQRASTKNVNYASIAIKGMLMFYKSTTATVTVDDNKPVTIKKAWLAPTMKGKYYGGGMKVTPLQDRNSSDKKVSCMVMHGYSRLKTLIIFSKIFKGEHVKYKKNVSIFSGNTIKVEFNSPRSLQIDGETILGVTSYIVHTK, from the coding sequence ATGACATACGTTCTTTTTAATTCATTAGCTAATAATCATAAAGGTGAAGAAAACTCTAGAAAAGCATTAGAAGGTAAAATTTCTAGTGATTCCGTTTTCGAAGATTTGACAAAAATTGTTGATTTGAAAAAATATTTAGAAGAAAAAAGTATAGAGGATAAAGTAATTTTAACAGGTGGCGATGGAACACTTAATCATTTCGTCAATGAAATAGGTAATCTTGATATTAAATGTGAAATAGATTATTGTCCTTCTGGATCTGGAAATGATTTTTATACTGATGTAGCAAATTTTGAAGATTCTAGAGCAGTAAGAATTAATGAATTTATCAAGGATTTACCAATAGTAACTGTTAAAGGAAAAGATTATCGCTTTATTAATGGTGTTGGATTTGGAATAGATGGTTATTGCTGTGAAAAAGGTGATGAAATTCAAAGAGCATCAACTAAAAATGTTAATTATGCTTCTATTGCCATTAAAGGAATGTTAATGTTTTATAAGAGCACAACAGCAACTGTTACAGTTGATGACAATAAACCTGTTACTATAAAAAAAGCTTGGCTCGCTCCTACTATGAAGGGAAAATATTATGGTGGAGGTATGAAAGTTACTCCGCTTCAAGATCGTAATTCTAGTGATAAAAAAGTTTCTTGTATGGTTATGCATGGGTATAGTCGATTAAAAACGTTGATTATATTTTCTAAAATATTTAAAGGTGAACATGTTAAATATAAGAAAAATGTTTCAATATTTTCTGGAAACACAATCAAAGTTGAATTTAATTCACCTCGTTCACTTCAAATTGATGGTGAGACAATTCTTGGTGTAACCTCATATATTGTTCATACAAAATAA
- a CDS encoding aBC transporter related (product inferred by homology to UniProt) — MSYIEINNVCKEYKSGDNTIKALDNISFSIDKGEFVIILGSSGAGKTTLLNILGGMDNLTSGNYIIDDKDIGKASYKELESFRRNDIGFVFQFYNLMNNLSAYENVNIAASIVNNPLSTSKLLENVGLTKRMKNFPSQLSGGEQQRVSIARAIVKNPKLLLCDEPTGALDSKTGKEIIKLLLSLCEEYQTTIVVVTHNSNLAELGTRLIRIGDGKIIENKKIENRKKVDDIVW; from the coding sequence ATGTCTTATATAGAAATTAATAACGTTTGCAAAGAATATAAAAGTGGCGATAATACCATTAAAGCTCTAGATAACATTTCTTTTTCTATCGATAAAGGAGAATTTGTTATCATTTTAGGCTCTTCTGGTGCTGGAAAAACTACATTGCTAAATATTTTAGGAGGTATGGATAATTTAACTTCAGGAAACTATATAATTGATGACAAGGATATTGGAAAAGCTTCTTATAAAGAACTAGAATCGTTCAGAAGAAATGATATAGGATTTGTTTTTCAATTTTATAATTTAATGAACAATCTTTCAGCTTATGAAAATGTTAATATCGCTGCTAGTATTGTAAATAATCCTTTATCAACATCAAAATTATTGGAAAATGTCGGTTTAACGAAAAGAATGAAAAATTTTCCTTCTCAATTATCAGGTGGAGAACAACAAAGAGTATCTATTGCAAGAGCAATAGTAAAAAATCCAAAATTATTATTATGTGATGAACCTACTGGCGCCCTCGATAGTAAAACCGGAAAAGAAATTATTAAACTTTTACTTTCACTATGTGAAGAATATCAAACTACCATCGTCGTAGTAACTCACAATTCTAATCTTGCTGAATTAGGAACTCGTCTAATTAGAATTGGCGATGGTAAAATTATCGAAAATAAAAAAATAGAAAATCGTAAGAAAGTTGATGATATAGTATGGTAA
- a CDS encoding unknown (no significant homology to UniProt), protein MNLYIGKEKETLYDIAQKYNLTFEELVQFNKSYRFKMDLKDCPVLIPTKEKRVINMPNSYDKKFFYDEINKFKDEFDKSILAYFISEKFGDYMNDVLLLKYKNLQKLFDKFKNKNPLKITASLEVKNIVELFNSFIKSIIEKDFDKIKLTLQEMNKWPEKFSDRFLDKYKDKLVVSFKKLIEEIRDYILNIGNEDYNESSKNKDKIALLLDEITKILFD, encoded by the coding sequence ATGAATCTATATATTGGAAAAGAAAAAGAAACACTTTATGATATTGCACAAAAGTATAATTTGACTTTTGAAGAATTGGTGCAGTTTAATAAAAGCTATAGGTTTAAAATGGATTTAAAAGATTGCCCGGTTCTTATTCCTACAAAGGAAAAAAGAGTGATTAATATGCCTAATAGCTATGATAAAAAATTTTTTTATGATGAAATAAATAAATTTAAAGATGAGTTTGATAAAAGTATTTTGGCTTATTTTATATCTGAAAAATTTGGCGACTACATGAATGATGTTCTACTTTTAAAATATAAAAATCTTCAAAAACTTTTTGATAAATTTAAAAATAAAAATCCTTTAAAGATAACGGCTTCTTTAGAAGTAAAAAATATAGTTGAATTGTTTAATTCATTTATAAAGAGCATAATAGAAAAAGATTTTGATAAGATTAAATTAACTTTACAAGAAATGAACAAATGGCCAGAAAAGTTTTCTGATCGTTTTTTGGATAAATATAAAGATAAATTAGTTGTATCGTTTAAAAAGTTAATTGAGGAAATACGGGATTATATTTTAAATATTGGAAATGAAGATTATAATGAATCTTCTAAAAATAAAGATAAAATTGCTTTATTACTAGATGAGATAACCAAAATATTATTCGATTGA
- a CDS encoding regulatory protein (PfoS/R) (product inferred by homology to UniProt) codes for MEEKQQIEQNNDQNLSSKKKINWKELGKKILNYVIKTTNGMAYGLFATLIVGTIIKQIGQLSNVDFIINIGSILQGLMAPGIGCGIALALKLEPLPVIAATAVGALSASISFTGGKANNNPLLIYFAVIAAIEIYRLIFKKKTPVDILLIPFFMIIIGYAVGCALEFPLNQIIYGIQWLINTATEYAPIPMGIVIAVIMGMALTAPISSAAIAIALSLGGIPGGAAVVGCSVQMIGFAVQSIRDNNIGKVISIGIGTSMLQFKNILKKPVIWLPTILTSAILGPISTAVFKMTSTPAGAGMGTCGLVGQLGTLESMGYNNPMAYIGILVLHFIAPIILVFLFDLLFRKLGIIKKGDFEI; via the coding sequence ATGGAAGAAAAACAACAAATAGAACAGAATAATGACCAAAATCTTTCTTCAAAAAAGAAAATAAATTGGAAAGAGTTAGGAAAGAAAATATTAAATTATGTGATAAAAACGACTAATGGGATGGCTTATGGTCTTTTTGCCACGCTTATTGTGGGCACGATAATAAAGCAGATAGGCCAATTATCTAATGTTGATTTTATTATTAATATCGGAAGCATTTTACAGGGGTTGATGGCTCCTGGAATTGGATGTGGTATTGCATTAGCATTGAAATTAGAACCACTCCCAGTAATTGCTGCGACTGCTGTTGGGGCGTTAAGTGCTTCTATTAGTTTTACTGGTGGCAAGGCGAATAATAATCCTTTATTAATTTATTTTGCTGTAATTGCTGCTATAGAAATATATCGTTTGATTTTTAAGAAAAAAACACCAGTCGATATTCTTTTAATACCATTTTTTATGATTATAATTGGATATGCTGTTGGGTGTGCATTAGAATTTCCATTGAATCAGATAATTTATGGAATTCAATGGCTTATTAATACTGCAACAGAATATGCTCCAATTCCAATGGGAATTGTTATTGCTGTAATTATGGGAATGGCTTTAACTGCTCCTATTTCTTCAGCAGCTATAGCAATAGCTTTATCACTTGGAGGAATTCCTGGTGGTGCAGCGGTTGTCGGATGCTCGGTGCAAATGATTGGATTTGCTGTGCAATCTATCAGAGATAACAATATTGGAAAAGTTATATCTATTGGAATTGGGACTTCAATGCTTCAATTTAAAAATATATTAAAAAAGCCAGTTATTTGGCTTCCAACTATATTAACAAGTGCTATTTTAGGCCCTATTTCAACAGCAGTATTTAAAATGACATCTACACCTGCAGGTGCTGGAATGGGAACGTGTGGACTTGTTGGACAATTAGGAACTTTAGAGAGTATGGGATATAATAATCCTATGGCTTATATTGGAATTTTAGTTCTTCATTTTATAGCTCCAATAATTTTAGTTTTCTTATTTGATTTATTATTTAGAAAACTAGGAATTATTAAAAAAGGTGATTTTGAAATATAG
- a CDS encoding uncharacterized protein (product inferred by homology to UniProt), with amino-acid sequence MKKFFSNFLKELKELSWVNFLALFIAGIINSVGVTMFLQPVSLYDSGISGTSMFLDQITPEFLTLSLFLVLLNVPIFIFGFKKQGACFTVYSLFTVIIYSLSAWLITDVLPIDVSTSSPVAGNDLLLCAMFGGILSGIGSGLAVRFGGAMDGIEVLAVIFSKKLGITVGTFVMSYNLILYIICGIVVQSWTLPLYSIITYLCGLKTVDFIVYGIDKNKAAMIVTTKDQEVAAELSKTFRGLTIIPAKGYYSNTDRKIIYIVVNRFQVIKMKNIVHTIDDKAFITISDVTDIFKANIEK; translated from the coding sequence ATGAAAAAATTTTTTTCTAATTTTTTAAAGGAACTTAAAGAACTAAGTTGGGTTAATTTTTTAGCATTATTTATAGCTGGTATCATTAATTCTGTTGGAGTAACTATGTTTTTGCAGCCAGTTTCTCTTTACGATAGTGGCATATCTGGTACTTCAATGTTTCTCGATCAAATAACTCCAGAATTTTTAACATTGTCTTTGTTTTTAGTTTTATTAAACGTTCCAATTTTTATATTTGGATTTAAAAAACAAGGAGCTTGTTTTACTGTATATTCTCTTTTTACTGTTATAATTTATTCTCTAAGTGCTTGGTTGATAACTGACGTTCTTCCAATTGACGTATCTACTTCTTCTCCAGTTGCTGGAAATGATTTACTTTTATGCGCTATGTTTGGCGGTATTCTTTCTGGTATTGGATCAGGTTTAGCTGTACGCTTTGGAGGCGCTATGGATGGTATAGAAGTTTTAGCTGTAATTTTTAGCAAAAAACTAGGAATAACTGTCGGAACTTTTGTTATGAGTTATAACCTTATTCTTTATATCATATGTGGAATTGTCGTCCAAAGTTGGACGTTGCCATTATATTCAATAATCACTTATCTTTGCGGATTAAAAACAGTAGACTTTATCGTCTATGGTATCGATAAAAATAAGGCCGCTATGATTGTTACAACAAAAGATCAAGAAGTTGCCGCTGAATTATCCAAAACATTTAGAGGTCTAACAATTATCCCAGCCAAAGGCTATTACTCAAATACTGATAGAAAAATAATTTACATCGTTGTCAACAGATTTCAAGTTATTAAAATGAAAAACATCGTTCATACAATAGATGATAAAGCATTTATCACTATTTCCGATGTTACTGATATTTTTAAAGCTAATATTGAAAAGTAG
- a CDS encoding putative 1-acyl-sn-glycerol-3-phosphate acyltransferase (product inferred by homology to UniProt): MKTQNNSQIKIIHSIASIIIDSLSIISSIIILIVESLYNWSSWWWIILTPVITFAGLWILLYLFVFGMSFTCSKTKQYKSISKFYHFMFNLGYSCLIGCGRITIKVKGLEKMPEDTHFLLVSNHRSKFDNMIQSYVLKDYNIAYISKPSNFKIPFGNRYMNRNLYLKLNRESLREGIKTIYKAIDLLENNITNIGIFPEGTRSLDGKLGEFKPGSFKIATVAQKPIVIVSMKNTEKIHKNFPFKRTIVEMDIIDVLYDDIRTMNTIELSEKVRNIIDEDLKNEKEV; the protein is encoded by the coding sequence ATGAAAACACAAAATAATAGTCAAATTAAAATTATTCATTCCATTGCTTCGATAATAATTGATTCGCTTTCAATTATTTCTTCAATTATTATACTAATAGTAGAAAGCTTATATAATTGGAGTTCATGGTGGTGGATAATTTTAACTCCTGTTATTACTTTTGCTGGATTATGGATACTTTTATATTTGTTTGTTTTTGGAATGTCATTTACATGTTCTAAAACAAAACAATATAAATCTATAAGTAAGTTTTATCATTTTATGTTCAATTTGGGATATAGCTGTTTAATAGGTTGCGGTAGAATTACTATAAAGGTTAAAGGATTAGAGAAAATGCCTGAAGATACTCATTTCCTTTTGGTTAGCAATCATCGTTCAAAATTTGACAATATGATCCAAAGTTATGTACTAAAAGATTATAATATCGCTTATATTTCTAAGCCTTCGAATTTTAAAATCCCTTTTGGAAATAGATATATGAATAGAAATTTATATCTAAAATTGAATAGAGAATCTTTAAGAGAAGGTATTAAAACTATTTATAAAGCTATTGATTTATTAGAAAATAATATTACTAATATAGGTATATTTCCTGAAGGAACAAGATCGTTAGATGGTAAATTAGGAGAATTTAAACCAGGAAGCTTTAAAATTGCTACAGTGGCACAAAAACCAATAGTTATTGTCAGCATGAAGAATACTGAAAAAATTCATAAAAATTTTCCTTTTAAAAGAACAATTGTAGAGATGGATATCATCGATGTTTTATATGATGATATTCGAACAATGAATACTATAGAATTATCTGAAAAAGTAAGAAATATTATAGATGAAGATTTAAAAAACGAAAAGGAGGTTTAA
- a CDS encoding unknown (no significant homology to UniProt), translating to MDNTYNVHNEEENNSLNININYVRPIFHRRVLANMIDFFIFAFLWLISFTIAGNIAKSTNSYKEKQNYINTIHLNSDLYKIDNTGKIYSVISYYNHYQLNTTTQEKNKLREHIDNFIVFISNEYGEESKEEIQKMYDDFRLNDNMKEDGIPYFIVSDNKIIENNNSENNNITPTDYVNIYTNFIDNTCNGYLLSIDKTLYEYTSFLSKTIIFWELIPTFFFSGILTWLVPPLVFKRGRKTIGKLIYKISAVNSKYLNLSIGKTIARFSIFFFGIITLSFVTLGVPMIISFSMMAFSKQKQSFPDYMLGIYEVNTSEDKVYFSKEEIISEYLNKDNSAEEFKMIDRL from the coding sequence ATGGATAATACATACAATGTTCATAATGAAGAAGAAAACAATTCATTAAATATTAATATCAATTACGTTCGCCCAATTTTCCATCGCCGTGTATTAGCAAATATGATAGATTTTTTTATTTTTGCCTTCTTATGGCTTATCTCTTTTACAATAGCTGGAAACATAGCTAAATCAACAAATTCTTATAAAGAAAAACAAAATTATATCAATACCATACATTTAAATAGTGATTTATATAAAATTGATAATACTGGAAAAATATATTCTGTTATCTCATATTACAATCATTACCAATTAAACACTACCACACAAGAAAAGAATAAATTACGTGAACATATTGATAATTTTATTGTTTTCATTTCCAATGAATATGGTGAAGAAAGCAAAGAAGAAATTCAAAAAATGTATGATGATTTTCGTCTTAATGATAATATGAAAGAAGATGGTATTCCTTATTTCATTGTTTCTGATAATAAAATTATAGAAAATAATAATAGTGAAAATAATAATATAACACCAACAGATTATGTAAATATCTATACAAACTTTATAGATAATACTTGCAACGGATACCTTCTATCAATCGACAAAACATTATACGAATACACTTCTTTTTTATCAAAAACCATTATTTTTTGGGAATTAATACCAACATTTTTCTTTTCAGGTATTCTAACGTGGCTAGTCCCACCATTAGTTTTTAAACGTGGTCGTAAAACAATTGGAAAACTCATATATAAAATAAGTGCTGTAAATTCAAAATATTTAAATCTATCCATCGGAAAAACTATCGCAAGATTTTCCATTTTCTTTTTTGGAATAATCACACTATCTTTTGTAACTTTAGGTGTCCCGATGATTATATCATTTTCAATGATGGCTTTTTCTAAACAAAAACAAAGTTTTCCAGATTACATGTTAGGAATCTATGAAGTCAATACTTCCGAAGACAAAGTATATTTTTCAAAAGAAGAAATTATTTCAGAATATTTAAATAAAGACAACTCAGCAGAAGAGTTCAAAATGATAGATCGCCTTTAA
- a CDS encoding transcriptional regulator GntR family (product inferred by homology to UniProt) produces the protein MSREEKDARYVKIAQDICGKILTGEYPEGTLLKGRSVLGGYYGVSPETMRKAFAILSREKIVEIKRGVGVFVDSALRAQQFAEKWKSKTRVSSKYDTINEIFEEKAELDKKLNEAIKDLRDAFMFQTNESVSFSEVEIPVGSWIDGKTIGEVYFWNYTEATIVAVVTPMLTQTSPGPDFPLHVGDKLLFVGKDSLSFDRVLSFLTYGIISDEEAEAETQE, from the coding sequence ATGTCAAGAGAAGAAAAAGATGCCCGTTATGTTAAAATTGCCCAAGATATCTGTGGAAAAATTTTAACTGGTGAATATCCTGAAGGAACACTTTTAAAAGGACGTTCTGTTTTAGGTGGATATTATGGTGTTTCTCCTGAAACAATGAGAAAAGCATTTGCAATTCTTTCAAGAGAAAAAATTGTTGAAATTAAAAGAGGTGTAGGTGTTTTCGTTGACTCAGCTCTACGTGCCCAACAATTCGCCGAAAAATGGAAATCAAAAACTCGTGTCAGCTCTAAATACGATACAATTAATGAAATCTTTGAAGAAAAGGCTGAACTAGATAAAAAATTAAATGAAGCTATAAAAGATTTACGTGATGCTTTCATGTTCCAAACAAATGAATCTGTCTCTTTCTCTGAAGTTGAAATTCCTGTCGGTTCCTGGATTGATGGCAAAACTATTGGTGAAGTATATTTTTGGAACTATACTGAAGCTACCATTGTTGCCGTTGTTACACCAATGTTAACTCAAACTTCTCCTGGCCCTGATTTTCCACTTCATGTCGGTGATAAACTCTTGTTTGTTGGAAAAGACTCTTTAAGTTTTGATCGTGTCTTATCATTCTTAACTTATGGTATCATCTCTGATGAAGAAGCAGAAGCTGAAACACAAGAATAA
- a CDS encoding unknown (no significant homology to UniProt) → MNTEENNQEQKYLDIYPISKGKRILTFLADFFITLITSIFLFNIIIYPIGKTIAKTDEKTNEIYTLEKEKYDLLYDSKILFYDSDYKYSYINNLETSMKKFIYYYTGDNTDLENEFIRHFYIDLRNKDLNFLLNFYKNNNKSGIEFFDYDNLDSNGLPTLIDQYKEDFSDYLKYPEDNKGTSSEANYNKFYQNFFTNIYGNLLKDIIENDFEFPGHELSYNEIEKNIATLERSNTSLITICSFISYFITIICFYVLIPFLTSRGKTPATYFMRIERTKKYNLNLCGIFEKISSLIFYIISFMPSLLFISFPTIAFADLFSNTVLLVLSGITAIYLIISFIVLLFNKYNQTLSDLSSQTILIATEDLDSIYRLKGTNNG, encoded by the coding sequence ATGAATACAGAAGAAAACAATCAAGAACAAAAATATTTAGATATTTATCCTATTTCCAAAGGAAAAAGAATCCTTACTTTTTTAGCTGATTTTTTTATCACACTTATAACATCAATTTTTTTATTTAATATTATAATTTATCCAATTGGCAAAACTATTGCTAAAACAGATGAAAAGACCAATGAAATTTATACACTAGAAAAAGAAAAATACGATTTACTATACGATAGCAAAATTCTTTTTTATGATTCTGATTATAAATATAGTTATATCAACAATTTAGAAACCAGCATGAAAAAATTCATATATTACTATACCGGTGACAATACTGATTTAGAAAATGAATTTATTCGTCATTTTTATATAGATTTGAGGAACAAAGATTTAAACTTTTTATTAAATTTTTATAAAAATAACAATAAATCTGGCATAGAATTTTTTGATTATGACAACTTAGATTCAAATGGTCTTCCTACACTTATCGATCAATATAAAGAAGATTTTTCTGATTATTTAAAATATCCTGAAGACAATAAAGGAACTTCATCCGAGGCCAATTATAATAAATTTTATCAAAATTTCTTTACTAATATTTATGGTAATCTTTTAAAAGATATTATAGAAAATGATTTTGAATTTCCTGGGCATGAATTATCTTATAATGAAATAGAAAAAAATATCGCCACTCTTGAAAGAAGCAATACCTCTTTAATTACTATTTGCAGCTTTATCTCCTATTTCATCACAATAATATGTTTTTATGTTTTAATTCCATTTTTAACAAGCAGAGGAAAAACACCCGCTACCTACTTTATGAGAATAGAAAGAACCAAAAAATATAATTTAAATTTATGTGGTATTTTCGAAAAAATATCCTCTCTTATATTCTATATAATTTCTTTTATGCCATCTTTATTATTTATTTCTTTTCCAACAATTGCTTTTGCTGATTTATTTTCAAATACAGTACTTTTAGTATTATCAGGAATTACAGCAATATATCTAATTATTTCATTCATTGTACTTTTATTTAATAAATACAACCAAACACTATCCGATCTATCTAGTCAAACAATATTAATTGCAACTGAAGATTTAGATTCTATTTATCGCTTGAAAGGAACTAATAATGGATAA